A part of Kineosporia sp. NBRC 101731 genomic DNA contains:
- a CDS encoding glycosyl hydrolase family 18 protein produces the protein MKRARLLAVGLSAAAAVALVATMSPMGAQAATPMSAAAATCSGATWAKDVAYTGGAVVTYNGHTWTAKWWTYGDVPGANAQDVWVDGGVCGGTDPTTPPTTPPTTPPTTPPTTPPTTDPPGTSGKKVVGYYTEWSTYQRNFQVKALDTSGAAAKLTHINYAFGNVTGGKCAIGDAYADYQKTFTAADSVSGTADTWDQAVAGNFNQLRQLKKKYPNLKVIWSFGGWTWSGGFGAAAADPTAFAQSCRALVEDPRWADVFDGIDIDWEYPNATGLTTDTSGFDAYRKLMAALRTSFGSDLVTSAITADGTSGGKIEKADYAGAAQYVDWYLPMTYDFYGAFDADGPTAPHSPLTGYSGAPITGFDSATAIAKLKSLGIPSSKLLLGIGYYGRGWTGVSQAAPGGSATGPAPGTYEAGIEDYKVLKTSCPSTGTVAGTAYAKCGSNWWSYDTPATIAGKMTYAKQQSLGGAFAWELSGDTTGAELTKAVSSGLG, from the coding sequence ATGAAGCGTGCTCGTTTGCTTGCCGTCGGCCTGTCCGCCGCGGCAGCAGTCGCGCTGGTCGCGACGATGTCACCGATGGGAGCCCAGGCCGCCACACCGATGTCGGCGGCCGCGGCCACCTGCTCCGGAGCCACCTGGGCCAAGGACGTCGCCTACACCGGCGGCGCCGTCGTCACCTACAACGGTCATACCTGGACCGCGAAATGGTGGACGTACGGCGACGTTCCGGGGGCGAACGCCCAGGACGTCTGGGTGGACGGAGGAGTCTGTGGCGGAACCGACCCGACCACACCTCCGACCACACCCCCCACCACACCTCCGACGACTCCACCCACGACACCTCCCACGACCGACCCGCCGGGCACCAGCGGCAAGAAGGTCGTCGGCTACTACACCGAGTGGAGCACCTACCAGCGCAACTTCCAGGTCAAGGCGCTGGACACCAGCGGTGCCGCCGCGAAACTGACGCACATCAACTACGCCTTCGGTAACGTCACCGGGGGCAAGTGCGCCATCGGCGACGCCTACGCCGACTACCAGAAGACCTTCACCGCAGCGGATTCCGTGAGCGGTACGGCCGACACCTGGGACCAGGCGGTCGCCGGGAACTTCAACCAGCTGCGCCAGCTGAAGAAGAAGTACCCGAACCTCAAGGTGATCTGGTCGTTCGGCGGCTGGACCTGGTCGGGCGGCTTCGGTGCGGCGGCGGCCGACCCCACCGCCTTCGCCCAGTCCTGCCGGGCCCTGGTCGAAGACCCCCGCTGGGCCGATGTCTTCGACGGGATCGACATCGACTGGGAGTACCCGAACGCCACCGGCCTGACCACCGACACCAGCGGTTTCGACGCCTACCGCAAGCTGATGGCAGCCTTGCGCACCTCGTTCGGGAGCGACCTGGTCACCTCCGCGATCACCGCCGACGGCACCTCCGGCGGCAAGATCGAGAAGGCCGACTACGCCGGGGCGGCCCAGTACGTGGACTGGTACCTGCCGATGACGTACGACTTCTACGGTGCGTTCGACGCCGACGGCCCGACCGCCCCGCACTCGCCGCTGACCGGTTACAGCGGGGCCCCGATCACCGGCTTCGACTCGGCCACGGCGATCGCGAAGCTGAAGAGCCTCGGGATCCCCAGCAGCAAGCTGCTTCTGGGCATCGGCTACTACGGCCGGGGCTGGACCGGAGTCTCCCAGGCGGCACCGGGTGGTTCCGCCACCGGGCCGGCGCCGGGCACCTACGAGGCCGGTATCGAGGACTACAAGGTGCTCAAGACCTCGTGCCCGTCCACCGGCACCGTGGCCGGCACCGCGTACGCCAAGTGCGGCAGCAACTGGTGGAGCTACGACACGCCCGCCACCATCGCCGGGAAGATGACGTACGCCAAGCAGCAGAGCCTGGGCGGAGCCTTCGCCTGGGAACTGTCCGGTGACACCACCGGCGCCGAGCTGACGAAGGCCGTCTCCAGCGGCCTGGGTTGA
- a CDS encoding diacylglycerol kinase family protein, producing the protein MPFDRVVLIFNPHSTGDAKGKAHQLRDEVLAGRPDARVELLPTEFAGHARTLAREAAGDGRPLIVSVSGDGGYNEVVNGIMDAGDTHAVATVVAAGNANDHHRVTAPRPLPEALAEDEVRRMDLLRLSVNGEKLARYAHSYIGFGITPVVAVELEKGTKGSLREIVTVVRSFNNFRPLRVELADGGRIAIDSLVFSNIPQMAKVLKLSDNGDPEDGLFEVTLTPHEPRWRAVTKAVHAATTGLGEQPSVTDYRFTALKAAPLQIDGEVLEIEEGDRVQIEIAPGALAVLR; encoded by the coding sequence ATGCCGTTCGACCGGGTCGTCCTGATCTTCAACCCCCACAGCACCGGTGACGCGAAGGGCAAGGCCCACCAATTGCGGGACGAGGTGCTCGCCGGCCGTCCCGATGCGCGGGTCGAGTTGCTGCCCACCGAGTTCGCCGGACACGCACGCACCCTGGCCCGCGAGGCCGCGGGTGACGGGCGTCCTCTGATCGTCTCTGTGAGTGGTGACGGCGGGTACAACGAAGTGGTGAACGGGATCATGGACGCCGGTGACACCCACGCCGTGGCCACCGTGGTGGCCGCCGGTAACGCGAACGACCACCACCGTGTGACCGCCCCGCGTCCTCTGCCCGAGGCCCTCGCGGAAGACGAGGTGCGGCGGATGGACCTGCTGCGCCTGAGCGTCAACGGCGAGAAGCTCGCCCGGTACGCGCACTCCTACATCGGATTCGGGATCACCCCGGTGGTCGCGGTCGAGCTGGAGAAGGGCACCAAGGGGTCGCTGCGCGAGATCGTCACCGTGGTGCGCTCGTTCAACAACTTCCGGCCGCTGCGGGTCGAGCTGGCCGACGGCGGGCGCATCGCCATCGACAGCCTGGTGTTCTCGAACATCCCGCAGATGGCCAAGGTGCTCAAGCTCAGCGACAACGGCGACCCGGAGGACGGCCTCTTCGAGGTCACCCTGACACCTCACGAACCGCGGTGGCGGGCGGTCACCAAGGCCGTGCACGCCGCCACCACCGGGCTCGGCGAGCAGCCGAGCGTCACCGACTACCGGTTCACCGCGCTGAAGGCGGCGCCGCTGCAGATCGACGGTGAGGTGCTGGAGATCGAGGAAGGCGACCGGGTGCAGATCGAGATCGCGCCGGGGGCCCTGGCCGTGCTGCGCTGA
- a CDS encoding TetR/AcrR family transcriptional regulator, with the protein MPDGTDERYHHGNLRAALLAAAEQTTRESGVDALSLRDLARQVGVSHAAPRRHFPDRQSLLDALAVNGFQRIDTELRTAVAGAGDDFVARLKALAQTYTRFATRDAALLELMFSRKHGENADVFMAAAQPSFALMEDLLREGQEQGVLRDGPIDQVGIVLFATMHGIAAMTNGHLAPPELLEGLANTAVEQFVRGAARA; encoded by the coding sequence GTGCCAGACGGGACCGACGAGCGCTACCACCACGGAAACCTGCGCGCGGCGCTACTCGCGGCGGCCGAGCAGACCACCCGCGAGAGCGGCGTCGATGCGCTGTCGCTGCGTGACCTGGCCCGTCAGGTGGGCGTCAGTCACGCCGCGCCGCGCCGCCATTTCCCCGACCGCCAGTCCCTGCTCGACGCGCTGGCCGTCAACGGTTTCCAGCGGATCGACACAGAACTGCGCACGGCTGTGGCGGGGGCCGGTGACGATTTCGTGGCCCGCCTGAAAGCGCTGGCCCAGACCTACACGCGGTTCGCCACCCGCGACGCGGCGCTGCTGGAGCTGATGTTCTCGCGCAAGCACGGCGAGAACGCCGACGTGTTCATGGCGGCAGCCCAGCCGTCGTTCGCCCTGATGGAAGATCTGCTCCGGGAGGGGCAGGAGCAGGGTGTGCTGCGGGACGGACCGATCGACCAGGTCGGCATCGTGCTGTTCGCGACCATGCACGGCATCGCCGCGATGACCAACGGTCACCTGGCGCCGCCGGAACTGCTCGAAGGGCTGGCGAACACCGCGGTGGAACAGTTCGTCCGGGGTGCGGCCCGGGCCTGA
- a CDS encoding FAD-dependent monooxygenase translates to MFSESEFTVIVGAGPTGLTLARELQRRQVPFRLLEKSPAPFEGSRGKGLQPRSLEVLDDLGLLPDFLAVGSEYPPLLIHLPDGTTTTRRMDEHHEPTASVPYPNSLMVPQWRTGQLLAQGLPIEFGVGVEALAQDERGVHLTLEDGEHLTARYVVGADGGRSTVRRALGVGFEGETHESEQLFIADVKLTGLGRDSWHIWPDADGRSMRLGLCPLAGTDDFQLYSPDMDASVEELVASADPSITVTHVGWTSRWRANIRMASRFRVGNVFLAGDAAHVHPPAGGQGLNTGIQDAYNLGWKLAAAREGDGALLDTYEAERLPVAAAVLGISTQLYGRAVRRQDDALRRDDPVLKQLSLTYREGPLACEHRTEPGLLQAGDRAPDAPLHDGRRVFDLLRGPHATLLAIGWEGELPELGIPAHRIDEAREIYDGEGLFLVRPDNYLGCVTSSVEDITAYLKQIGLISGPETA, encoded by the coding sequence ATGTTCAGTGAATCAGAATTCACCGTAATCGTCGGTGCCGGGCCGACCGGCCTGACCCTGGCCCGCGAGCTGCAACGGCGCCAGGTGCCCTTCCGCCTGCTCGAGAAGTCCCCGGCGCCGTTCGAGGGATCGCGGGGCAAAGGGCTGCAACCGCGCTCCCTGGAGGTGCTCGACGATCTCGGGCTGCTGCCGGACTTCCTGGCGGTCGGCAGCGAATACCCGCCCCTGCTCATCCATCTGCCCGACGGAACCACGACCACCCGCCGGATGGACGAGCACCACGAGCCCACCGCGTCCGTCCCCTACCCGAACAGCCTGATGGTGCCCCAGTGGCGCACCGGCCAGTTGCTGGCGCAGGGGCTGCCGATCGAGTTCGGCGTGGGGGTGGAGGCCCTGGCCCAGGACGAGCGTGGCGTACATCTCACGCTCGAGGACGGTGAGCATCTCACGGCCCGGTACGTGGTGGGTGCCGATGGTGGACGCAGCACTGTACGTCGGGCTCTCGGCGTCGGTTTCGAGGGGGAGACGCACGAGTCCGAGCAGTTGTTCATCGCCGACGTGAAGCTGACCGGCCTGGGCCGGGACAGCTGGCACATCTGGCCGGACGCCGACGGCCGGTCGATGCGCCTGGGTCTGTGTCCCCTGGCCGGGACCGACGACTTCCAGCTCTACTCACCGGACATGGATGCCTCGGTCGAGGAACTCGTGGCGTCGGCCGACCCCTCGATCACCGTCACCCACGTCGGCTGGACCTCCCGTTGGCGGGCGAACATCCGCATGGCGTCACGCTTCCGGGTGGGTAACGTCTTTCTCGCGGGTGACGCGGCCCACGTTCACCCACCGGCCGGTGGGCAGGGGCTCAACACCGGAATCCAAGACGCGTACAACCTCGGCTGGAAGCTCGCGGCCGCCCGGGAAGGTGATGGCGCCCTGCTGGACACCTATGAGGCGGAGCGGCTTCCGGTCGCCGCGGCGGTGCTCGGCATCAGCACGCAGCTGTACGGGCGGGCGGTGCGGCGTCAGGACGACGCCCTGCGCCGCGACGATCCGGTACTCAAACAGCTCTCCCTGACCTACCGTGAGGGCCCGCTCGCCTGCGAACACCGCACCGAACCGGGCCTTCTGCAGGCGGGCGATCGGGCTCCGGACGCTCCGCTGCACGACGGGCGCCGCGTCTTCGACCTGCTGCGGGGCCCGCACGCCACCTTGCTCGCGATCGGCTGGGAGGGCGAGCTTCCCGAGCTCGGGATTCCCGCCCACCGCATCGACGAGGCCCGGGAGATCTACGACGGCGAAGGGCTGTTCCTGGTGCGCCCCGACAACTACCTGGGCTGTGTGACCTCTTCGGTGGAAGACATCACTGCCTACCTGAAGCAGATCGGCCTGATCAGCGGGCCGGAAACCGCCTGA
- a CDS encoding oxidoreductase produces the protein MSTFSVPSQHGRTVVVTGASSGIGQAAARALDAAGAHVVLAVRSPEKGHRAAASMPGSTEVRVLDLSELASVRAFAAGFDRPVDLLVNNAGIMMPPLRRTPDGFESQLGTNHLGHFALTNLLLPQITGRVVTVSSNGHRAGSIDFDDLNWERRPYRPFPAYAQSKLANLLFTAELQRRLTAAGSPVIATAAHPGLAATNLGHSFSDRAGLSLLARVSNRLAQSEDGGALPTLFAAVADVPGNAYAGPTGFLRSRGEPGLITPSKAARDADVARRLWTVSEELTGVRFPSL, from the coding sequence GTGTCTACATTCAGCGTCCCCTCCCAGCACGGCCGCACGGTCGTCGTCACCGGCGCCAGTAGCGGGATCGGCCAGGCGGCGGCCCGGGCGCTCGACGCCGCCGGTGCGCATGTCGTTCTCGCCGTGCGCAGTCCCGAGAAGGGGCACCGGGCCGCCGCATCCATGCCGGGGTCGACCGAGGTGCGCGTTCTGGACCTCTCCGAACTGGCGTCGGTGCGCGCGTTCGCCGCCGGGTTCGACCGGCCCGTCGATCTTCTCGTCAACAACGCCGGCATCATGATGCCGCCGCTCCGGCGCACCCCCGACGGCTTCGAGTCCCAGCTCGGCACCAATCATCTCGGGCACTTCGCGCTGACCAATCTGCTCCTGCCCCAGATCACCGGTCGCGTCGTCACCGTCTCGTCCAACGGTCACCGGGCCGGTTCCATCGACTTCGACGATCTCAACTGGGAACGTCGCCCCTACCGGCCTTTTCCTGCCTACGCCCAGTCGAAGCTGGCGAATCTGCTGTTCACGGCCGAGCTTCAGCGCCGCTTGACGGCTGCGGGTTCCCCGGTGATCGCAACCGCCGCCCATCCGGGGCTGGCGGCGACCAACCTCGGGCACTCGTTCAGCGACCGGGCCGGGCTCTCCCTGCTCGCCCGGGTGAGCAACCGGCTGGCCCAAAGTGAAGACGGCGGTGCCCTTCCCACCCTCTTCGCCGCGGTCGCCGACGTGCCCGGCAACGCCTATGCCGGCCCGACCGGATTCCTCCGGTCGAGAGGTGAGCCGGGGCTGATCACCCCGTCGAAGGCCGCTCGGGACGCCGACGTGGCCCGACGATTGTGGACGGTCTCGGAAGAACTGACAGGAGTGCGCTTCCCGTCACTGTGA
- a CDS encoding Lrp/AsnC family transcriptional regulator, with translation MDERDAAILTELQQNARLTNRQLASRVGLAPSSTLVRTRALERSGVLAGYHARVDLTRIGRGVQAMVAFQVRPLSRDVIQGFKAFALAQPEVLAVYVVAGSEDFLVHVAVPSVDAMHSMLVDRFSARKEVIGFRTSLLYEHTENRAVAPSELDG, from the coding sequence ATGGACGAACGAGATGCGGCAATCCTGACTGAGCTGCAGCAGAACGCCCGCCTGACCAACCGGCAGCTGGCGTCGCGGGTGGGGCTGGCGCCGTCGAGCACCCTGGTGCGCACCCGGGCGCTGGAGCGGTCGGGGGTGCTCGCGGGGTATCACGCCCGCGTCGACCTGACCCGGATCGGGCGCGGGGTGCAGGCCATGGTCGCGTTCCAGGTGCGGCCGCTGAGTCGTGACGTCATCCAGGGTTTCAAGGCCTTCGCGCTCGCCCAGCCCGAGGTGCTGGCCGTCTACGTGGTGGCCGGCAGCGAGGACTTCCTGGTGCACGTGGCGGTGCCGAGCGTCGACGCCATGCACAGCATGCTCGTCGACCGGTTCAGCGCCCGTAAGGAGGTCATCGGGTTCCGGACCTCGCTGCTCTACGAGCACACCGAGAACCGGGCCGTGGCGCCGAGCGAGCTGGACGGCTGA
- a CDS encoding LysR family transcriptional regulator has translation MRIDPRRLRFLLAIAREGGVLAAADELGVTPSAVSQQLARLEAETGCALVTRTAHGILLTEAGQALVETAEEIERALNLVRAKLLEDEVDPVGTVRVGIFQTFLRVVFAPSLPEWKQRHPRLRFEVREDDQEELLRMLRSGDLDLVVLELDSQQASPRLPKNMTETPLLDEPWRLVVPAGATQVDVVDLAKQSLPWLGPDASAAGSQATHRVRRALGISGPTVHRYQDIQTALALVAAGEGVALVPSLALIGQSHPGVSPLEMPGLGTRRIVLRRYEGRNVPEAQDVAVTLIREAAAAVSLEESVS, from the coding sequence ATGAGGATCGACCCCCGCCGACTCCGGTTCCTCCTGGCCATCGCGCGGGAAGGAGGGGTGCTCGCGGCGGCCGACGAGTTGGGTGTCACGCCGTCTGCCGTTTCCCAGCAGTTGGCCCGGCTGGAGGCCGAAACCGGTTGCGCGCTCGTCACTCGGACGGCGCACGGCATCCTGCTCACCGAGGCCGGGCAGGCCCTGGTGGAGACGGCCGAGGAGATCGAGCGGGCCCTGAACCTGGTGCGCGCCAAACTGCTCGAGGACGAGGTGGACCCGGTCGGCACGGTGCGCGTCGGGATCTTCCAGACCTTCCTGCGGGTCGTCTTCGCCCCCAGCCTGCCGGAGTGGAAACAACGTCATCCCCGCCTGCGGTTCGAGGTGCGGGAAGACGACCAGGAAGAGCTGCTGCGGATGCTGCGATCGGGTGACCTGGACCTGGTGGTGCTGGAACTGGACTCCCAGCAGGCCTCGCCCCGGTTGCCGAAGAACATGACCGAGACACCCCTGCTCGACGAGCCCTGGCGTCTGGTCGTGCCGGCCGGGGCGACCCAGGTCGACGTGGTCGACCTGGCCAAGCAGTCCCTGCCCTGGCTCGGCCCCGACGCCTCGGCCGCCGGTTCCCAGGCCACCCACCGGGTCCGCCGCGCCCTGGGGATCTCGGGCCCGACCGTGCACCGCTACCAGGACATCCAGACCGCGCTCGCCCTGGTCGCGGCGGGGGAGGGCGTGGCCCTGGTGCCGTCACTGGCCCTGATCGGCCAGTCGCACCCGGGGGTCAGCCCGCTCGAGATGCCGGGGCTCGGCACCCGCCGCATCGTGCTGCGGCGCTACGAGGGCCGCAACGTCCCCGAGGCCCAGGACGTGGCGGTCACGCTGATCCGCGAGGCCGCCGCGGCGGTGAGTCTGGAGGAATCGGTCAGCTGA
- a CDS encoding alpha/beta hydrolase, protein MNISDVAPPHHLSRRQWLGATVGALALVSVGGLAVVNHQIDSYVDPWQEKVAAAGFLQKTALVNGVNLSYAEGPDHGPALVLLHAQHMDWFSYSRVLPALSRSFHVFDIDYPGHGATTVPEGYAMTVRRIGTDLADFMTATTGPAFVTGNSSGGLLTTWLAANRPDLVRAAMLEDPPLFSSEADRIAGTIADRSFATCADAVAQDVDDFLLFWIDSNSTFFDKHAFKGSAKVLTAAVKSYRGANPGEPVEIRFLPDDTTRLFVRGMDQFDPRFGAAFHDGTWNAGFDHAQALRTITCPVLLLQAETSTLADGTLNGAMTTQDGQRAASLLTHGTYRTIDATHVVHLDQPSAFTQLLEDFFVS, encoded by the coding sequence ATGAACATCTCTGACGTCGCACCCCCGCACCACCTTTCCCGGCGACAGTGGCTGGGTGCCACGGTCGGCGCCTTGGCCCTCGTTTCGGTGGGCGGCCTGGCGGTGGTGAACCACCAGATCGACAGCTACGTCGACCCCTGGCAGGAGAAGGTGGCCGCCGCCGGCTTCCTGCAGAAGACGGCCCTGGTCAACGGCGTGAACCTGAGTTATGCGGAGGGGCCCGACCACGGCCCGGCCCTGGTGCTGCTGCACGCCCAGCACATGGACTGGTTCAGTTATAGCCGGGTGTTGCCCGCACTGTCGCGGTCGTTCCACGTCTTCGACATCGATTACCCGGGGCACGGCGCGACCACCGTGCCGGAAGGTTATGCAATGACGGTACGGCGGATCGGGACCGACCTGGCCGACTTCATGACGGCGACGACCGGCCCGGCCTTCGTCACCGGTAACTCCTCCGGCGGGCTGCTGACCACCTGGCTCGCGGCGAACCGCCCCGACCTGGTGCGGGCGGCGATGCTGGAAGACCCGCCTCTGTTCTCCTCCGAGGCCGACCGGATCGCCGGCACCATCGCCGACCGGTCGTTCGCGACCTGCGCCGACGCCGTGGCCCAGGACGTGGACGACTTCCTGCTGTTCTGGATCGACAGCAACAGCACGTTCTTCGACAAGCACGCTTTCAAGGGCTCGGCGAAGGTGCTGACCGCGGCCGTGAAGTCGTACCGGGGAGCGAACCCCGGCGAGCCGGTGGAGATCCGCTTCCTGCCCGACGACACCACGCGGCTCTTCGTGCGGGGCATGGATCAGTTCGACCCCCGCTTCGGCGCGGCCTTCCACGACGGCACCTGGAACGCCGGGTTCGACCACGCCCAGGCCCTGCGCACGATCACCTGCCCGGTGCTGCTGCTCCAGGCCGAGACCTCGACGCTGGCCGACGGCACGTTGAACGGAGCAATGACCACGCAGGACGGACAGCGGGCGGCGTCACTGCTGACCCATGGCACCTACCGGACGATCGACGCCACCCACGTCGTACACCTCGACCAGCCCTCAGCGTTCACCCAGCTGCTGGAAGACTTCTTCGTCAGCTGA
- a CDS encoding TetR/AcrR family transcriptional regulator has product MSVRKQQAAQTELELKAAAVRVFARTGYLKAKITDITAEAGRATGSFYKHFTGKESVLEALLADLLTRTDDNLRALEHGHPDDFRDREAVRWHVASFWDFQQQHRTVLVALQQASTVDAAFARRQDEMLEPDLRHLAEHLSGLALPGDPIVAATIVSRLMWSFATATPPHTSDDEAIETLTTFIHAGLAGLGRS; this is encoded by the coding sequence ATGTCCGTGCGCAAACAGCAGGCGGCCCAGACCGAACTGGAGCTGAAGGCCGCCGCCGTGAGGGTGTTCGCCCGCACCGGGTACCTGAAGGCGAAGATCACCGACATCACCGCGGAGGCCGGGCGCGCGACCGGCTCGTTCTACAAGCACTTCACCGGCAAGGAGAGCGTGCTCGAGGCCCTGCTGGCCGACCTGCTCACCCGGACCGACGACAACCTGCGGGCCCTGGAACACGGCCATCCCGACGACTTCCGCGACCGCGAGGCGGTGCGCTGGCACGTCGCGAGCTTCTGGGACTTCCAGCAGCAGCACCGCACCGTGCTGGTCGCCCTGCAACAGGCCTCCACCGTGGACGCGGCGTTCGCCCGGCGCCAGGACGAGATGCTGGAGCCCGATCTGCGGCACCTCGCCGAGCACCTGTCGGGCCTGGCCCTGCCGGGCGACCCGATCGTGGCCGCGACGATCGTCAGCCGGCTGATGTGGTCGTTCGCCACCGCGACCCCGCCGCACACGAGCGACGACGAGGCGATCGAGACCCTCACGACCTTCATCCACGCCGGCCTGGCCGGACTGGGCCGTTCCTGA